From the genome of Gallus gallus isolate bGalGal1 chromosome 4, bGalGal1.mat.broiler.GRCg7b, whole genome shotgun sequence:
AACGCTGGAAAAGCTGCACCGGGAGAACAGGAGCCTGAAGAGCAAAGTGCCCCGCTACAACGCGCTCTGCACCCTGTACCACGAGTCCGCCCAGCAGCTGAAgcacctccagctgcagctcgCCGCCAAGGACGCCACGGTGCGGGAGCTGAGGGGCAGCCTGGCTcggcaacaacaacaacagcagcagcagcaggcggGGGTTGGCGAGGCGGGGGCCGAACCCGCCCGCTCGCTGGTGGAGagcctgctggagcagctggggcAGGCCCGGGAGCGACTGCGGGACAGCGAGCGGCACTCGGCGCTCAGAGTGGAGGCGCTGAGCCAGGTgaggcggcgcggggcggcgggagcgAACTGTGAGGGACGGGGAACTGAGGCGGGAGTGGGGCGCGGGGCTGACAGGCGGTCCCGAGGGCTGTCCGACGGGATGGGCGCTGCCAGCGGGGTTGTGCTCCGTGCGGCTGTACTGCGGACTCGTAGCGGGGCACTGTGTGCCTTCACGTCACTGAAATGTGGGAATTCTGTATCGCTTGACTCGAGGAcgggctgagagagctggggctgctcagcctggagaagagaaggctccggggagacctgagagctgcccttcagtatctaaagggaggtatAAGatggaaggggacagattcttcagcagggtctgctgggataggacagggggaaatggtttcaaactgaaagaggggagatttagatgagatataaggaaaaaggttTTCTACAGTGGCgctggtgaggcacaggaacggttgcccagctctgctggatgTGCCGTCCTCGGACACAGCCGCGGTCAGGCGGgatgctctgagcacctgagggagctgtaggtgtctctgtgcatcgcagggcagttggactggatggcctctaaggctcccttccaactcagaagaTTCTGTGAGCTCCTTGCACCGGGTGAAGTAGAAACAGTTGGTACAAATGAAGCCCAAACGATGGGTAGCACTGCTTTCTCCATCATTTTTGTGAAAGCAATGGCTGGCGTTGTATTGACAATGAAAGTACTTCACTGTTAGATTTGCACTCTGCATAGTGATGAGGCAGAGTGGGGGAGGTAGGATCTCTTCTgatacagcacagagctgtgcccccTCCCACTCCCAGACACTGTTTCTGGGGCTGTCACTAAGACTTTCCCATGCTCAGTCTAAGAACGCTTGAAGAATTTCTAAGCGTTTCTTTCTGTATGAAGCCATATAAAGGAGGAATTTCCAAACCAAGAAGCAGTACTTAAAATTGAAACAAGTGTTTTTGTCATAAGCCCTCTCTTGACCTAATGTTTATACAAAACGTTTTCCACATTTGACACTCACCTAAGATGCATGTAAATGTGTTCAGGTCTGGAAATTCGTAGTAagagatgatcttagtggtacTTACAGACGGGTGGGATCCAAATGCGTTCTGAAGTCTGGTGCTGAATGCCTTTAATCTGTAGCAAAGGGGAAATTCAGCACGATGTGAAAGAATGTAAATGTTAGTAACAAGAATGAGTGCTATTTCTGTAACTTAGACTGAAAATTACTTCTTTAGAAATAAGTGTTTTATTCCTAATCCAAAATGCTGAAATCAGTGCcactaaaaataataacaaaaaagacaCTTTCTGAAGTCATTGGCCCATGTGGTGGCAGTGCTTCCTCTGACTTCAGTGCTCCTGAagacctggggggggggggggggtcgagCCAAGCTTGACTGCTTGCTCAGTGTCTGTGCTGGCACCCAgggcagtgccagctctgcagaggtCTGCCACCCACTGGCATCCTTTGCTTTTTGAGGATGATGGGCACAGGCTGCTTTTGGCAAAGTCAGGACTGGCATACTATGGATGCGTGCTACTTGAGTGTGGTCATACCTGTCTGTAAGCTGGCTTTTTCCCTCCCAAAGAACCTAGATTAGATGCTAACTTGCTGCAATGTGGATGACCCACAGTCTTGATTCAACAAGAATGTGCAGCAATGAGATACATCTTTGTTTTATAAGAGTATGCCAGGAGTCAGCTATTGCCAATAGCTATTGCTGCCATAAGGATTTAACTTTCAGTTTGCTTGTCCTTTCCTAGGTgggaaagctgctgctctgatttGCCCTTGTCTCCGTTCCAGGCAATAAagatgcttgctttttgttaaGCTGACTTAGCAGTtccaattttcttttgttttttgaggcAAATCTCTACTAGTAGTCTGATCATTAATTTAGAATGCAGGACTAGTAAGCGTTTCTCAGTCACCACAGTTACTCCTTTTAAACTGCATGCTTCCTGGAAGTTCCATCTTGGGTTTGTAGCTGCTGCAAATGGGCTCCATAAAATCTGGGCACATTTTTTCACGTTTCTGTGTTCTTCACTGTGCTGACCAGGAAGTGCTTGGATTGCTGCCTGGGCAGTTCCTGCTTCTGACTGACTGACTGATCTTTCAGTTCTAAGGTTGTGTGCTTATATagaaatggatttatttttaccttttaagTACTTTGCAGGGAGTATAGGAGCAATATGGAACTACTGCAATCTAACATTCTATCTTATGCTTTGGCTTTTGTGTTCACTTCACTTTAAATAACTTCCTCCTCCCTTATGTTTAGGAAGTGCAGAAGTTGAATCAGCAGCtagaggagaaaaacacagagataGAGAAGATGATAAATCAGCCTCCAtatgaaaaggagagagaaatcttAAGGCTTCAGAAGAGCTTGGCAGAGCGAGAGAAGGCTCAGGCCACCAGTGATGTCCTGTGCCGGTCACTCACTGATGAAACTCACCAACTTCAGCGCAAATTAGCATCCACAGCAGAAATGTGTCAACATCTGGCAAAGTGTTtagaagagaagcaaagaaaagagaaggggaatTCGGATGACCAGATTGCTCCTGAAAGGTCTAATCAGGTATTTTTACAGCTGCTATGTTTTGTGCATGTACTACTGGCTTCTGAGCTATAACTATTGTATTATAACAAATAATTAGGGAGCAGTGAGAAACATGCCTTCAGATAGTCTTGTGTGGTGAAAAGACTGTGATGGCAATCTCTAAAGACCTGACTGCCATAAGTTGAGGGTCGAAGCAGCTGTCAGTCACTTGGGTTCTGGCTGTCTCATTTCTCTCTAACTTTTTTTTGAGATGATGTGAAGAGGGCATTTACAACCTCAGCAACTCCCTGATTGCAATTCTTTCCTGCATATACAGCAGGCAGATACCTTCCTGAGAGTGAAGAATGCGTGCATCACTAGATGGTGCTGTATTTTTGAAGGTGCTATGTGATGACTGCTGTAAGCATCTAAGTCACAAAATAAGGAATAGAaatactacttaaaaaaaaaaaaactattaacAACTGTATGGCACGTGGCTTTGCACGTGTAGTACGGAGCTACAGAAAGTTGGTTAGGAAAGAGCAGGTCAAAATGTCTTACCTATTTTTGCTCCGGGGTTCCCCTTTGCCCTCCCACTCTAAGTTAATGCTTCTCTCCAGCAGGCGTGTTTAGACAAAGTGCTTCACGATAGGAAAGGGGCAGAAATGTCCCTGGTGGGGGCGGGGGAGGTGCAAACACCTGGATTTTGCCACACAGTGTTGTGGCTTTACAACATCGTCACCTTAGTTGAAGCTTTTCAGCGTAGGGTAGAGAGTGTTGTTCCACTCTTCCAGAAATCACGGTGGGTTGCAGTGATGAAGTAATTCATGAAAATACCATAAGTGAGTAAAATTAGACGTGCTGCCTCTAAAAGCAGATAGGATGAGTATGGTGCTATAGCACTGTATAGCATATAGTGTTCTGTCGCATGATTTTATAATGTAGTGATAAGGCTGTGTTTCAGATAATTGTGCACCAATGCCTTTGTGATACATACATGCATAGGACATTTCCACTCTGTTAGATACTCAAGGAGCACTCCTAAAGGAAACTTAATCACGTTAAAACTACCTCTAAGAAACAGATAGAGGTGGGGTTGGTATAAGAAGAAAGGACTATATAAGGGACTTGAAACTTCCAGTATTCTCATACTTGGTATAATTGATAGACAGGAAACTTGATTGACTTTGATGTATGTAATAACTAGCTAACCTTGTCCAGCGGGGACTTCCCTGTTGAAGAGAAATTTCAGAGGCAAGTACTAGCTGATTCTAGGGAATTTTGTACAAAAGTGTTCTATATTACTCACGTACACTGGggtttttttaaagcagatgtcactactgtaaaaaaaaaaaaaaaagttgtatcCTTTCAGTCAATTTAGaaattactattaaaaaagCTGCTTACTTTCTCGTAGTAGCCAAAATTGACAGTAATAGCAGAGCAAGATGAAGACGTGTGTGCCCTTGTCATGCATTTCCCCACTCCAAATACGTGGTTTCCAATAACTTCATGTAAACTGCCAAGTGCTGTTGTCAGCACTGTAGACCCTTTGGCACATGAAGTTGGCCTTGCAGCTTTAGGAGGCTTAGAGTGGGATATGATTTTATGAGACAGacatattttaaagcagtactgaggtagtaaaaaaaaaaaaaacctgattaCATTGTGCTTAATAAGATGAAAGCTGTAGACTGTCCTCTTAGTATAGGAAAATATACTATACAGAAAGAAGGAGGCAGATGTATGTATTTGTGTTCCTGATAGCAAGTACTTAGAAAAGAAATTACCTCCAGTGTAACAGCATAGCTAAATAAcgctttatttttctgaaagttaCAGGTATTAGACAATGAAACTTCACTTCAAGCCCTTATCTGCAAACTACaagatgaaaacagaatgttaaaacaaaaagtagCTCATGTGAGTACTTCATTttgtacaaaataaaaacttgatTATTCTGAATTACAGTATTTGGATTAACCAGGCCCTACCCATTCCAAACTTAAAGGCCAGTTTAATGCACTTCCCAGATTGTTTTAGGCCTTTCAGCATGGCAGTCTTTGTTCTCTTGGCTGAGAACAGCTtattatgttattttaaatctatttttgttgttgaaaatacactgcagaaggaaatggctTTCTTATTCCTTCCCTGCATCAGTATCCCACTCCAGAAGAATGGCACTGGTCCAAGGGTGACTACCAACCCTTCCTATTCCATATGATTTAATACTGTCTCTGTGACTTGGCAGATGGGGACAGCTGCCTATGAAGACTCAGCTTATAGCATAATGACCTTCCACTCTCCCATGGAGTAGCTCATTGATACTCAGTGGTTGAGTCAGCATATTATATACTACATATGTAGAGAAATTTGGGTCCTGCCCATATAGACAATCTATGAAAGCCTGGAAGTTTGCATCTTCATGTTGTGATGCTACTGGGTGTTCTTTCAGGTGGAAGACTTAAATGCAAAATGGCAGAAGTACGATGCTAGTAGAGATGAGTATGTGAAGCGACTCCACTTGCAGCTGAAAGAGCTGAAGTcaaagctggagcagcagcacagcatacCTTCAGCACAAACCAATTCTGAGCTGATGCAAAAGGAGATACTCCGGCTAAACAAgctactggaagaaaaaatgaatgagtgCAAAAAATCAAGGAGAGAATTGGAAGATGTGAAGAAGGCGAGAGAAGGAGACAGTGAGCGCATACAAATGCTGGAGCAAcaggttaattttttttcctagatgtgggaattctttctttctaccCAGACCTCAAATCTTTTCGCCATTTGTCCTGCCTCATCTGGCTACTTAGCAACACTTGGAAAAAGAAACCCTACTTAAAGAATTACATGCAGTTCTGCTGCcattaaaatattattgttattgttatttactactactacttctctgaaagggtggtcaggcactggaatgggctgcccagagaggtggtggagtcaccgaccctggtggtgtttaaagagcttttggatgttgtgttaagggacatggtttagtgggaaccattggtgaagggcgaatggttggactgggtaatcctgtgggtcttttccaaccttagcgattctatgattctatgaaagaagGAATCTCAGCCTCAACTATTTAATCTCACCTGCCATACTCTTAGTAAAATATTAACATAATTCTTTTTCAGGTCCTAGTTTATAAAGATGATTTCACATCAGAGAGATCAGACAGAGAACGAGCACAGAGTAAAATACAAGAACTTCAGCTAGAAGTTTCATGTCTGCAACACCAGCTAGCAAGAAGACAAGAAGGCAAGAAGGTAAACAAGCGATACAACAGTTTTTCAAATGAGAACATCTCATCTACAATGTACTtctaagaaaacattaaaaaaaaactcattaCTTCTAAAACCATTTCAGTTCAGTGCAGTATCACAAACTATTGCTTTGTAGGTTTGTCTTCTAGTAGAAATGCATCCCACTACATACGTATCTCTTTCCAGcccattttccctcttttcactGACTGCAGTAATTGTGACTTGTTATTAtaaggaagagagggaaaattGACTTTTGTAACCGTGGTGTCTTTAAAGTATCATACTAGCTCTGTCCTGTTTTCTACAAGTCTGCTTgactttttcttaataaaactTCAAAAATGTCACCTATTCTATTTCCAAACCTTCAGGTAAAGACATAAGCCATGTTTCAGATTAAGGTGGTAAAGGTATTTTGGAGAtatacttttattcttttttttttttttctcaagagctcttctttctctttctagGACTCCAGAGACACAAGTAGTCGTTTCAGAGTTCACACTGGTAACCAAAATCATATGCATGTACAGACAAAAGTGGAACACCTACGAGGCAGCAGCCCAGGCCAACCAGGCGCAAGAAGAACAGCCTCACAGTCTGAACAGACTTCCCCACCTGCAGACAATGGAAACTCAGGATCAGAGGGCAGGGCACAGGGTGAACTTAGATGTCCTCACTGTATGAGATTTTTCAGTGATGAACTCAGTGATGAATTTCTCAAGCACGTTACGGAGTGTTGCCAATGACAATGTGATGTGAGGCGCATAAATCAATCACTACTCTATAGCCAGTAAAACTTGGCCCATCTCCTATAGTCCTAACCCAGAGTAATTCAAATGGACAGCTCTTAGGAACTAGGAGGATGAACAGGATCTACCTCTTATTTGATTTCACCTTCTCGTGGACTGCATGAAAGACtttgagaaaaagcaaaatgtttttgtgaagAACTTAACAACTGCGAGCACCGCAAGCACAATGCAAATTCTACTACAAACTAAAGAGAACAAAGTGTAGTGGTAGCTGGCTTGAGGCTGCAGTTTGACTCTGAGTCTAATGGTTCACAACAGTCTGAAGGCTCGTGGAAAAATTGTCACTGAACTTGAAAACATCATTCTCTTCCAAACAGCTCATGCTGAAGAGAATGGAGGAAAGAACAGATTGGCATAAGATAAGAAAAATCTTCTTGTACTTTATCTGGATTTAAAGTGAAAGTATTTTCTTGGAGATTGAAGCTGAACTTTCAAACATCTTACCTGAAAATCCTTCTGTTCAACTAAAATCAGGataagtaaagaaaaaagtcaaggGCTGGTTATTGACTAACACTAGCCTGTCTCTTTGCACAGAAACAATGTACagggatatttattttttttctgtgccatAAATAATTTACACGTTTGCAAAGGTATTTGTGTAATTATTGACTGTATTCCAATTTTACTTAagtatttttataataaaagtGGTTGTGCAGTCACTTTACTGTATCAGTAGTCAAAACTATCTTTTAGTGTATTTAAGTGTAAAAGAGTCTGTTACTTAGTGGCTAACTAAATGTCACGGTTTCAGGTATGAGTTATTCCAGTCCTGCAGCGATAACCAGCGTCTCAAACTATATTCAAATATGttgaaaatcacccatttcaGAGGACTAATGACATTTCAGATGCATGAGAATACATTTAATGCCCTACCCTGCTGCACAACATTTGTGACTATGCCATTGCTAGCTTATATTTCTTCGTGTCCTGTCTACACTGGAGACAGTCCCTCAGCTGTATGAGGAAGTTGTTTTGAGAAGAAAGACTAGACATAACAATGTCTACACACTGGGGCTGGAGGGTTTTTCTCAACCATAGCTCCCAGTATTTCTTCATAGGTCAGAGCTGGATGGTGCACAGACAAATATACTAAAGAAATCCACCCACCTTACTTTAACACCACCTCTGTCGTCTTCTTTGCTTCCTGATCAGTAGCGCACTTGAAGAGGATCGTGCATTTGCTCAGTCTATATTTGCAttatctttttctccccccccccccccccccccccacttccagTAATAGCTAGGATTTCCTACAGCATCAACTATCCCTTGATCTCCCACACAGAAGAGTTTTCTCCTGCTGAACAGCACCTTGCTAGGAATTAAGTCCAGtctcttgtttattttccagtgcAGCACTGAATCTTCATCAGTTTTCCTCTCCCTGTTTCCAAGTAGTTTCAACATAATATAAGTGAACAAAGTGTTCTTCGCTGTGGTCCAGGTTCACAAAGCATGAGAGGCAATGGTACGCTCCTCTTTCCCCAGCATACATAATAAAGCACCGCCGTATTGCTGTCCGTATGATTAACATCTGGATGGTTATGGAACAGCTGGAAGAACTACAACTACACAGAGGGAAAGCTGCTCTCCTTGGATGAGAGGGAAAGAAATTTCCCTTCCTTGGGACAGCAGTAGTCCATCTCGTGGCCTGGAGCCAATCCTTGAGCAAGACATGCAAGGAATTCTGCAATGAATAGTTAAAGACAGAACGATCTTCTCTAAGCAAGTCTTAAGTCTGCTTTTTCCACAATTCTTTTACAGCCCAAAGGAAGATGATGATTTCTGCCAGTATGGCCTTACCTGGGCTATTACCAGAAAAAGATGCATGGACTGTCCCATGCAGTGTGCAGGTGCAGTGTTCTCATTACTGATCTGCTCTTTAACTAATTGTAAGCCTGTGAGTGCTAGTTTGATTTTTCCCATCACAGCACACACAAACATGCAgagattcttctttttttttttttcttcacggTGACCATTTTAAACATTGCCTTTTAAGGTCTTAGAGATCAGATGGAGCACACAGAATATATGCTGAGAAAAATATGATTAAACTTCCTGTGGCATAAGCTCATCTCTCAATGGttagtttatttcttttgcCTAGCGTCTCACTTACGGTTTTAAAGTACATTAATACTGCCCTCTGGGTATAGCTGGACAGACTGAACTGCAACTAGTAGATATGGATGGAAGAATTAGATACAGGAAGCTGCAGTACAGACATCACCAGAAGATATCCTCGATATTCTCCTTGTTCCAAGTGCTGTAAATTAGTTCCCTCCCTGTCAAAGCTGAAGGTTGGAATGCAAATCCTGGAAAAGGAGGATTCAGGTGAAATGAATGCTGGGAAACTGGATATACCTACAAAGAGGCCCAGCAAATACAAGCTGATGAAGGTATAGATGAAGCATAGCTTACAGCAAGTCTCTTACAA
Proteins encoded in this window:
- the TNIP2 gene encoding TNFAIP3-interacting protein 2 — its product is MHLAGLPLAPEDGEKGRRCERSSSPAMCSVSEAGSTDPLVARFRQVEETLEKLHRENRSLKSKVPRYNALCTLYHESAQQLKHLQLQLAAKDATVRELRGSLARQQQQQQQQQAGVGEAGAEPARSLVESLLEQLGQARERLRDSERHSALRVEALSQEVQKLNQQLEEKNTEIEKMINQPPYEKEREILRLQKSLAEREKAQATSDVLCRSLTDETHQLQRKLASTAEMCQHLAKCLEEKQRKEKGNSDDQIAPERSNQLQVLDNETSLQALICKLQDENRMLKQKVAHVEDLNAKWQKYDASRDEYVKRLHLQLKELKSKLEQQHSIPSAQTNSELMQKEILRLNKLLEEKMNECKKSRRELEDVKKAREGDSERIQMLEQQVLVYKDDFTSERSDRERAQSKIQELQLEVSCLQHQLARRQEGKKDSRDTSSRFRVHTGNQNHMHVQTKVEHLRGSSPGQPGARRTASQSEQTSPPADNGNSGSEGRAQGELRCPHCMRFFSDELSDEFLKHVTECCQ
- the TNIP2 gene encoding TNFAIP3-interacting protein 2 isoform X1 gives rise to the protein MHLAGLPLAPEDGEKGRRCERSSSPAMCSVSEAGSTDPLVARFRQVEETLEKLHRENRSLKSKVPRYNALCTLYHESAQQLKHLQLQLAAKDATVRELRGSLARQQQQQQQQQAGVGEAGAEPARSLVESLLEQLGQARERLRDSERHSALRVEALSQEVQKLNQQLEEKNTEIEKMINQPPYEKEREILRLQKSLAEREKAQATSDVLCRSLTDETHQLQRKLASTAEMCQHLAKCLEEKQRKEKGNSDDQIAPERSNQVLDNETSLQALICKLQDENRMLKQKVAHVEDLNAKWQKYDASRDEYVKRLHLQLKELKSKLEQQHSIPSAQTNSELMQKEILRLNKLLEEKMNECKKSRRELEDVKKAREGDSERIQMLEQQVLVYKDDFTSERSDRERAQSKIQELQLEVSCLQHQLARRQEGKKDSRDTSSRFRVHTGNQNHMHVQTKVEHLRGSSPGQPGARRTASQSEQTSPPADNGNSGSEGRAQGELRCPHCMRFFSDELSDEFLKHVTECCQ